A portion of the Psilocybe cubensis strain MGC-MH-2018 chromosome 10, whole genome shotgun sequence genome contains these proteins:
- a CDS encoding Pheromone B alpha 3 receptor, translated as MALHYVVQPHRYDILEDIGCQPAIYNTLPAYFLVFMWPILLGAISFVYSALTFRAFWMRRLQFAQLVSTNSSLSIGRYVRLMMLAVTDMALTVPLGIFSVVFGTQGVGLAPWISWEDTHFNFSHVIQVPAEFWRTSPSYQVSVELTRWLFVASAFIFFGLFGFAGEAQRNYKLAFWKSVKPLGWTPSNTKKSEIVSLPSWRKAADSKNVSISDPVFLGKNSQNLSGKASTTFSVASSTDATVRVDIDIEKFADQPTPSTPAPAYVYPPPSSCYSYTITTDVSPSSSATPHDPHWPVHR; from the exons ATGGCTCTGC ACTATGTTGTGCAACCTCACCGTTATGATATTCTTGAAGACATCGGCTGCCAGCCTGCGATATACAACACGCTACCGGCATACTTTCTCGTTTTCATGTGGCCGATCCTTCTCGGCGCAATCTCTTTTGTGTATTCTG CTCTCACCTTCCGCGCTTTTTGGATGCGTCGCCTTCAATTTGCTCAACTCGTATCAACAAATTCCTCCCTCAGCATCGGTCGCTACGTTCGCCTCATGATGCTCGCCGTGACCGACATGGCGCTGACAGTCCCACTGGGGATCTTCAGTGTCGTCTTCGGCACACAGGGCGTCGGCCTTGCGCCCTGGATATCCTGGGAGGACACGCACTTCAACTTCTCCCACGTCATTCAAGTCCCTGCTGAATTCTGGAGGACCAGTCCGTCGTACCAGGTCAGCGTGGAGCTTACGCGCTGGTTGTTTGTCGCGTCCGCGTTTATCTTCTTTGGGCTGTTTGGATTTGCTGGAGAGGCCCAGCGAAATTACAAGCTCGCGTTCTGGAAGAGCGTCAAGCCTCTGGGATGGACGCCATCTAATACGAAGAAATCAGAGATCGTTTCGTTGCCGAG TTGGAGGAAGGCCGCTGACTCGAAGAACGTCTCCATCTCCGACCCCGTTTTCCTTGGTAAAAACAGCCAAAACCTATCCGGGAAAGCTTCGACGACGTTCAGCGTCGCCTCGTCCACGGACGCGACCGTCCGCGTCGATATCGACATCGAGAAGTTCGCCGATCAGCCTACACCCTCAACACCAGCTCCTGCCTACGTCTACCCACCGCCTTCATCATGTTATAGCTATACCATCACGACTGACGTCTCTCCGTCGTCTTCTGCGACACCTCACGACCCTCATTGGCCAGTGCATCGCTGA